In Acinetobacter sp. C32I, one genomic interval encodes:
- a CDS encoding LysR family transcriptional regulator: protein MTLKQLKAFLALTRTLNYANASAELHLSQSALSLSIKSLEEELGGKLFKRNTRRVELTQEGKSLIPYAKKLLANWEDMEKDVKQRFKLNRGTLNIASMPFVTHAILPQVIHSFLAKHPNISFSIHDIPNEKVLENVQDGIFEIGICFEPPRNDQLEFKPLFEEDFLALLPKTHPLASADSISWKQLCANPFVTLQHPSIVRHLIEENCLKNHLTLDLKVECHQISSLSSFVALDMGVSAIPRHFQNFIDKEHNVLIEIEDGKLPQAIGIVYKKDFELSNISAEFIEILLQHDFG from the coding sequence ATGACTTTAAAGCAACTCAAAGCATTTCTGGCTTTGACTCGTACCCTGAATTATGCAAATGCCTCTGCTGAATTGCATCTCAGTCAATCTGCTTTAAGTCTCAGTATCAAATCACTGGAAGAAGAACTGGGCGGCAAGCTATTTAAACGCAATACCCGTCGGGTTGAACTAACACAGGAAGGAAAATCATTGATCCCCTATGCCAAGAAATTACTGGCCAATTGGGAAGATATGGAAAAAGACGTCAAGCAACGATTTAAACTCAATCGCGGCACCCTGAACATTGCCTCGATGCCCTTTGTCACCCATGCAATTTTGCCGCAAGTCATTCATAGCTTCTTAGCCAAGCATCCCAATATTAGTTTTTCTATTCATGACATTCCCAATGAAAAAGTATTGGAGAATGTGCAGGATGGCATTTTTGAAATTGGCATTTGCTTTGAACCACCACGCAATGATCAACTGGAATTTAAGCCCTTATTTGAGGAAGATTTTCTGGCGCTGTTGCCCAAGACTCATCCACTGGCAAGCGCAGATTCAATCAGTTGGAAACAACTGTGTGCCAATCCCTTTGTGACCTTGCAACATCCCTCGATTGTTCGGCACCTGATTGAAGAAAACTGTCTTAAAAACCATCTGACTTTAGATTTAAAAGTCGAATGTCATCAGATCAGTTCCCTTTCAAGTTTTGTGGCATTGGATATGGGCGTTAGTGCCATCCCCCGTCATTTTCAGAATTTTATCGACAAGGAACATAACGTTCTGATTGAGATTGAAGACGGTAAACTGCCGCAAGCGATTGGCATTGTCTATAAAAAAGATTTTGAGCTTTCCAATATTTCAGCCGAGTTTATCGAGATCTTACTACAACATGATTTTGGCTAA
- a CDS encoding GntP family permease, whose amino-acid sequence MWDLFVILLSLGLLMYTAYRGFSVILMAPLCALLAVFLINPANVLPFYSGVFMPKMVNFIKDYFLVFLLGAIFGKVVEMSGIAESIARTIVNLIGAKKAILTVVLLGAILTYSGVSLFVAVFAIYPFANQLFQQANIPKRLIPGTIALGAFTFTMDALPGTPQIQNVIPTTFFGTNIYAAPFLGVIGAIFVLSMGLLYLESRRKAAARAGEGYAGFAAEDAVMQTAADIESSTQNNGSVLRQCMAFVPLILVAVMNRYLSTAIKEWYPNGFDFNAIGLANYTVDVAKTGAIWAVGLALIVGIIAAILFDYQRVVTNFKEGVNASISGSLLAVMNTASEYGFGAIIAALPGFALISHALGTTFTNPLVNGAVTTTVLAGITGSASGGMSIALSAMAETYNAAIVAAGIPPEVMHRVVAMASGGMDTLPHNGAVITLLAVTGLTHKQSYKDIFAVTIIKTLAVFVVIAAFTWFGIV is encoded by the coding sequence ATGTGGGACTTATTTGTCATTCTGCTGTCTTTAGGCTTGCTGATGTACACCGCCTATCGCGGTTTTTCTGTGATTCTCATGGCGCCGTTATGTGCATTGCTGGCGGTTTTTCTGATTAACCCCGCCAACGTGCTGCCGTTTTATTCGGGTGTTTTCATGCCGAAAATGGTCAATTTCATTAAAGACTATTTCTTGGTGTTCTTGCTGGGCGCGATTTTTGGCAAAGTGGTCGAAATGTCCGGTATTGCCGAGTCGATTGCCCGTACCATTGTCAATTTAATTGGCGCAAAGAAAGCCATTTTAACCGTGGTTTTGCTCGGTGCTATTCTGACTTATAGCGGTGTCAGTCTGTTTGTGGCGGTGTTTGCGATTTATCCATTTGCCAATCAGTTGTTCCAACAAGCCAATATTCCAAAACGTTTGATTCCCGGCACTATTGCTTTAGGCGCATTTACATTCACCATGGATGCTTTGCCAGGGACACCACAAATTCAGAACGTGATTCCGACCACCTTCTTCGGCACTAATATTTATGCAGCGCCGTTTTTGGGTGTCATTGGGGCGATCTTTGTCTTGAGCATGGGCTTACTGTATTTGGAATCACGTCGTAAAGCTGCGGCTCGTGCTGGTGAAGGCTATGCAGGTTTTGCTGCTGAAGATGCAGTCATGCAAACGGCTGCCGATATTGAGTCATCAACCCAAAACAATGGTTCAGTACTACGTCAATGCATGGCTTTTGTTCCGTTGATTCTAGTTGCGGTGATGAATCGTTATCTATCCACAGCCATCAAAGAATGGTATCCAAATGGCTTTGATTTTAATGCGATTGGTCTAGCCAACTACACCGTTGATGTGGCAAAAACAGGCGCAATCTGGGCAGTCGGCTTGGCCTTGATTGTCGGGATTATTGCTGCGATTTTATTTGATTATCAGCGCGTGGTGACCAACTTTAAAGAAGGTGTTAATGCAAGTATCAGTGGTTCATTATTGGCGGTGATGAATACTGCTTCTGAATATGGTTTCGGTGCAATTATTGCGGCATTGCCGGGCTTTGCTTTGATTAGCCATGCACTCGGTACCACCTTTACCAATCCTTTGGTCAATGGTGCGGTGACCACGACCGTATTGGCAGGGATTACCGGTTCAGCTTCGGGTGGGATGAGTATTGCCTTGAGTGCGATGGCAGAAACCTATAATGCGGCTATTGTCGCGGCAGGTATTCCACCAGAAGTGATGCATCGTGTAGTGGCGATGGCATCGGGCGGTATGGACACACTTCCACATAATGGCGCGGTGATTACCTTGCTTGCGGTCACAGGCTTAACCCATAAGCAATCCTATAAAGATATTTTTGCAGTCACCATTATTAAAACCTTGGCGGTATTTGTGGTGATTGCTGCATTTACATGGTTCGGTATTGTCTAA
- a CDS encoding 3-hydroxybutyrate dehydrogenase — translation MTQQLEAKVAFITGSASGIGLEIAKKFAQEGAKVVISDVNAEKCQQAVEQLKQQGFDALSAPCDVTDEQAYKAAIDLTTQTFGRLDILINNAGFQHVAAIEDFSTDIYQKLVQVMLTGSFIGIKHAFPIMKAQQYGRIINMSSINGLIGFAGKAGYNSAKHGVIGLTKVAALECARDGITVNALCPGYVDTPLVRGQIADLAKTRNVSLESALEDVILAMVPQKRLLSVEEIADYAIFLASSKGAGITGQAVVMDGGYTAQ, via the coding sequence ATGACTCAACAACTCGAAGCCAAAGTAGCCTTTATTACCGGTTCGGCTAGCGGTATTGGTTTAGAAATTGCGAAAAAATTTGCTCAGGAAGGCGCGAAAGTAGTGATTTCTGATGTCAATGCCGAGAAATGTCAGCAAGCAGTGGAGCAGTTAAAACAGCAAGGTTTTGACGCTTTGTCTGCACCTTGTGATGTAACAGATGAACAGGCTTATAAAGCGGCAATTGATTTGACCACGCAAACTTTTGGGCGTTTGGATATCCTGATCAATAATGCAGGTTTTCAGCATGTTGCAGCAATTGAAGACTTCTCCACTGATATTTATCAGAAACTGGTACAGGTGATGCTGACAGGTTCATTTATCGGAATCAAACATGCATTTCCAATTATGAAAGCGCAGCAATATGGCCGTATTATCAATATGTCTTCGATCAATGGTTTGATTGGCTTTGCAGGGAAGGCGGGATATAACAGTGCCAAGCATGGGGTGATTGGCTTGACCAAAGTGGCGGCTCTGGAATGTGCGCGTGACGGGATTACTGTGAATGCTTTATGTCCGGGCTATGTCGATACGCCATTGGTGCGTGGGCAAATTGCTGACTTAGCCAAAACCCGTAATGTGAGTCTGGAAAGTGCTTTGGAAGATGTTATTTTAGCCATGGTGCCGCAGAAGCGATTGCTTAGTGTTGAAGAAATTGCCGATTATGCGATTTTCTTAGCCAGTAGCAAAGGTGCAGGGATTACAGGACAAGCGGTGGTGATGGATGGTGGTTATACCGCACAGTAA
- a CDS encoding molecular chaperone DnaJ, with amino-acid sequence MSFDLKVSLKQRAEPSAQQKKLNRLIDQIEQQKISLATWQNAQAEIQQHTRQKLMPVYSELHEILFQQLDQLWTLLQQHEFSKADMQQLDEKIAQLAQMLKRSKMLKDEQLKLVKQIDTFYQQHLQQPAKKNKKVQSAKFEHEESPEQSAESEQDDFEQYAAEQQQAREQAKQLRQQQKREQAEQMAAQSLKTVYLKIAAMIHPDREQDESKKEEKTELFQQASQAYEQQDLFYLLKLQLQLEQNKGVGAKELSAEQVKFYKLALDAQSQQLESQIEAILDSFQLAKKVKAELVHIGDVYKAIDADCAELKQQLKWEKERLKHMKKVSGVEMLLEHGVL; translated from the coding sequence ATGTCTTTTGATCTTAAAGTCAGTTTAAAGCAAAGGGCTGAACCTTCTGCACAGCAAAAAAAGCTAAATCGCCTGATTGATCAAATAGAGCAGCAAAAAATCAGCCTTGCCACATGGCAAAATGCCCAAGCCGAGATTCAGCAACATACACGGCAAAAACTTATGCCTGTATATAGCGAATTGCATGAAATCCTGTTTCAGCAGTTAGATCAGCTTTGGACGTTATTACAACAGCATGAGTTTTCCAAAGCGGATATGCAGCAACTGGATGAAAAAATTGCCCAGCTTGCACAGATGCTAAAGCGTTCCAAGATGTTGAAGGATGAACAGTTAAAGCTGGTCAAGCAGATCGATACCTTTTATCAGCAACATCTACAACAACCAGCTAAAAAGAATAAAAAAGTACAGTCAGCAAAGTTTGAGCATGAAGAAAGTCCTGAGCAAAGTGCAGAATCAGAACAAGATGATTTTGAGCAGTATGCGGCCGAGCAGCAACAGGCACGGGAACAGGCCAAGCAACTTCGACAACAGCAGAAACGTGAACAAGCTGAGCAGATGGCAGCGCAGTCGTTGAAAACCGTATATTTAAAAATTGCTGCCATGATTCACCCCGACCGTGAGCAAGACGAGAGCAAGAAAGAAGAAAAAACTGAGTTATTCCAGCAGGCAAGTCAGGCTTATGAACAGCAGGATTTGTTTTATTTACTGAAACTTCAATTACAGCTTGAACAGAATAAGGGTGTTGGAGCTAAAGAGTTATCAGCGGAGCAAGTGAAGTTTTATAAACTCGCTTTGGATGCTCAGAGTCAGCAGCTTGAAAGTCAAATTGAAGCGATTTTGGATTCTTTTCAGTTGGCGAAGAAAGTCAAAGCTGAGCTTGTGCATATTGGTGATGTGTATAAAGCCATAGATGCGGATTGTGCTGAGTTAAAGCAGCAGTTGAAGTGGGAAAAAGAGCGTTTAAAGCATATGAAGAAGGTGAGTGGGGTAGAGATGTTGTTGGAGCATGGGGTGCTTTGA
- a CDS encoding endonuclease domain-containing protein — protein sequence MKLDPQLLEFAKTMRSNATEAEHLMWQLLRAKRFMNLKFRRQHVIAPYIVDFYCHELGLVIELDGSQHGAEDAIEYDAERTKFLEALDLKVVRYWNHEILKNTERVLDDLWNKCWSLSNKTSPLAQQCCSSPKRRGNIDISDLC from the coding sequence ATGAAACTAGACCCACAGTTATTAGAATTCGCCAAAACTATGCGAAGTAATGCAACTGAGGCAGAACACCTGATGTGGCAACTACTTCGTGCTAAACGATTTATGAATCTTAAATTTCGCAGACAGCATGTGATTGCCCCCTATATTGTCGATTTTTACTGTCATGAATTGGGTTTGGTGATTGAACTAGATGGCAGCCAGCACGGAGCTGAAGATGCGATTGAATATGATGCTGAACGAACCAAGTTTTTAGAGGCTTTGGATTTAAAAGTAGTACGGTATTGGAATCATGAAATTTTAAAAAATACTGAGAGAGTTTTGGATGATTTATGGAATAAATGTTGGTCGCTTTCTAATAAGACCTCTCCCCTTGCGCAGCAGTGCTGCTCATCTCCTAAAAGGAGAGGGAATATCGATATATCGGATCTGTGTTAG
- a CDS encoding valine--tRNA ligase, which produces MTDAQSAQNIATTYDPTEIEKKWYQIWEQQGYFKPSGQGESFCIMIPPPNVTGSLHMGHGFNNAIMDALTRYNRMMGKNTLWQPGTDHAGIATQMVVERQLGAQGVSRHDLGREKFIEKIWEWKEQSGDTITRQIRRLGSSVDWSRERFTMDEGLSNAVKEVFVKLHEDGLIYRGKRLVNWDPKLQTALSDLEVESDKEEAGSLWHFKYFFEDKNLRTHDGKDHIVVATTRPETLLGDTAVAVALDDERYTHLVGQNIILPITGRAVPIVKDEYVDKEFGTGCVKITPAHDFNDYEVGKRCELPIINIFNKNAEVLAEFEYIAKAGEQISKTIPAPADYIGLERFAARKKLVEQAEAEGWLDQIQPYTLKPPRGDRSGVIVEPLLTDQWYVKIAPLAQPAIEAVQDGRIKFVPEQYSNMYMAWMNNIQDWCISRQLWWGHRIPAWYDAEGNIYVGRDEAEVRAKNNIPADVVLNQDEDVLDTWFSSALWTFSTLGWTGDAKKDAENYFLNTFHPTDVLVTGFDIIFFWVARMIMFTMHFMKNEDGTPQVPFKTVYVHGLVRDGEGQKMSKSKGNVLDPLDLIDGVDLETLVQKRTTGLMNPKQAAKIEKSTRKEFPEGIQAYGTDAVRFTFCALANTGRDIKFDMKRVEGYRNFANKIWNATRFVLMNVEGQTVAQEARPELWELPEKWIMSRLQKAEAAVHQAFATYRLDLAAQAIYDFIWNEYCDWYVELTKPVLNDANVSEERKAEVRRVLLAVMEASLRLAHPLMPYLTEEIWQTLAPMLGKGGATIMTAQYPVPDQAKVNDQAEADMQWLQGLIGAVRNIRGEMGLGNARLLPVLLKNISDAEREQIIRIEALFKALAKVESIEFLSNEQEPPLSCSSVVSHASVFVPMKGLIDPKAELGRLQKDLDKVQKQHDQIANKLSNEGFVAKAPAAVVEGEKVKLAEFADQLVKIKQSMEQIAAL; this is translated from the coding sequence ATGACTGACGCTCAATCTGCTCAAAATATTGCAACCACTTACGATCCAACCGAGATCGAAAAGAAATGGTATCAAATCTGGGAACAACAAGGTTATTTCAAACCATCAGGTCAAGGTGAATCATTCTGTATCATGATTCCACCACCGAACGTCACGGGTAGCTTGCACATGGGACATGGCTTTAACAATGCCATCATGGATGCACTGACCCGTTACAACCGTATGATGGGTAAAAATACCTTATGGCAACCAGGAACTGACCATGCGGGGATTGCAACGCAGATGGTGGTCGAGCGTCAACTAGGTGCGCAAGGCGTCAGCCGTCATGACTTAGGTCGTGAAAAGTTCATCGAAAAAATTTGGGAATGGAAAGAGCAATCAGGCGACACCATCACCCGTCAGATTCGTCGTTTAGGTTCGTCAGTCGACTGGTCGCGCGAACGCTTCACTATGGATGAAGGTTTATCCAATGCAGTAAAAGAAGTTTTCGTAAAACTGCATGAAGATGGCTTGATCTACCGTGGTAAACGCCTAGTCAACTGGGACCCGAAACTACAAACAGCGCTATCAGACTTAGAAGTTGAATCGGATAAAGAAGAAGCAGGTTCATTGTGGCACTTCAAATATTTCTTTGAAGATAAAAACCTCCGTACCCATGATGGTAAAGACCATATCGTTGTCGCGACCACTCGTCCTGAAACCTTGTTAGGTGATACCGCTGTTGCTGTGGCACTGGATGATGAACGCTATACGCACCTTGTGGGTCAGAACATTATCCTGCCAATTACAGGTCGTGCTGTTCCAATCGTTAAAGATGAATATGTAGATAAAGAATTCGGTACAGGCTGTGTAAAAATCACCCCTGCACATGACTTTAACGACTATGAAGTCGGTAAGCGTTGTGAATTGCCAATCATCAATATCTTCAATAAAAATGCAGAAGTATTGGCTGAATTTGAATACATCGCCAAAGCAGGCGAGCAAATTTCTAAAACCATCCCTGCCCCTGCGGACTATATCGGTTTAGAGCGTTTTGCAGCGCGTAAAAAACTGGTTGAACAAGCAGAAGCTGAAGGCTGGTTAGATCAAATTCAACCTTATACGCTTAAACCACCTCGCGGTGACCGTTCAGGCGTGATCGTTGAACCATTATTGACAGATCAATGGTATGTAAAAATTGCACCATTGGCGCAACCTGCAATTGAAGCGGTTCAAGACGGTCGTATCAAATTTGTTCCTGAACAGTACAGCAACATGTACATGGCGTGGATGAACAACATCCAAGACTGGTGTATCTCTCGTCAGCTTTGGTGGGGTCACCGTATCCCAGCTTGGTACGACGCTGAAGGCAACATCTATGTGGGTCGTGACGAAGCTGAAGTACGTGCCAAAAATAACATCCCTGCCGATGTTGTGCTAAACCAAGATGAAGACGTACTGGATACATGGTTCTCTTCTGCGCTGTGGACCTTCTCAACCTTAGGTTGGACGGGCGATGCCAAGAAAGATGCGGAAAACTATTTCCTCAATACCTTCCACCCAACTGATGTATTGGTGACTGGTTTTGACATCATCTTCTTCTGGGTTGCGCGTATGATCATGTTTACGATGCACTTCATGAAGAATGAAGATGGTACGCCACAAGTACCGTTTAAAACGGTCTATGTTCACGGTCTGGTTCGTGATGGCGAAGGTCAAAAAATGTCGAAGTCTAAGGGTAACGTACTTGACCCACTGGACTTGATTGATGGTGTTGACCTTGAGACTTTAGTACAAAAACGTACTACGGGTCTAATGAACCCGAAACAAGCGGCGAAGATTGAGAAATCAACCCGTAAAGAATTCCCAGAAGGCATTCAAGCTTATGGTACTGACGCGGTTCGTTTCACGTTCTGTGCGCTTGCCAATACAGGTCGTGACATTAAGTTCGATATGAAACGTGTTGAAGGCTACCGTAACTTTGCCAACAAGATCTGGAACGCAACTCGTTTCGTATTGATGAATGTTGAAGGTCAAACGGTTGCTCAAGAAGCTCGTCCTGAGCTTTGGGAACTTCCAGAAAAATGGATCATGAGCCGTCTGCAAAAAGCAGAGGCTGCGGTACATCAAGCATTCGCTACCTATCGTTTAGACCTTGCTGCGCAAGCGATCTATGACTTTATTTGGAATGAATACTGTGACTGGTATGTTGAGTTAACCAAGCCAGTTCTGAACGATGCCAATGTCTCTGAAGAGCGTAAAGCTGAAGTTCGCCGTGTATTACTTGCGGTGATGGAAGCGTCTTTACGTTTGGCTCATCCTTTGATGCCGTATTTGACTGAAGAAATCTGGCAAACCCTTGCGCCGATGTTAGGCAAAGGCGGTGCAACGATTATGACTGCACAATACCCTGTTCCTGATCAAGCCAAGGTAAATGATCAAGCTGAAGCAGACATGCAGTGGTTACAAGGTTTGATTGGTGCGGTACGTAATATTCGTGGTGAAATGGGCTTAGGTAATGCGCGTTTATTGCCTGTATTACTTAAGAACATTTCTGATGCTGAGCGTGAGCAAATCATTCGTATTGAAGCTTTATTCAAAGCATTGGCTAAAGTTGAAAGCATTGAGTTCTTAAGCAATGAGCAAGAACCACCGTTGTCATGCTCTAGCGTTGTTAGCCATGCATCGGTATTTGTACCAATGAAGGGCTTGATTGATCCTAAAGCTGAATTAGGCCGTTTGCAGAAGGACTTGGATAAAGTTCAAAAGCAACATGATCAAATTGCCAATAAACTTTCGAATGAAGGTTTTGTTGCTAAAGCACCTGCAGCGGTTGTTGAAGGTGAAAAAGTAAAATTGGCTGAGTTTGCTGATCAGTTAGTGAAAATTAAGCAAAGTATGGAGCAGATTGCTGCGCTTTAA